Proteins encoded by one window of Roseibium sp. Sym1:
- a CDS encoding ABC transporter ATP-binding protein yields the protein MTEPVEEDGIVLRLDGITKRFGALTANGDVSLDLSRGEILALLGENGAGKTTLMNILFGHYVADEGRVLVNDGGGRLVELEPGSPHAALETGIGMVHQHFTLAENLSALDNILLGTESLAALASSRAPARKKLEELMARSGLTVSLDTRISQLSVGEKQRVEILKALYRDARVLVLDEPTAVLTPQESETLFATLKKLAEDGLGIIFISHKLAEVVASSHRVAVLRGGRKVADLATAECDQRRLAELMVGHEIVETVRTPGAPGASLFVLKRVSAGHGRDALHGVDLDLKSGEILGIAGVSGNGQTTLARVISGLETLTSGTATLETTPLSHAGARTMIDSGLARIPEDRHHDGIVGAMNVTENLAIETIRKPENQRFGLLRFAAMRERARQLIKAYDIRCQSEDSPARLLSGGNIQKIVLARTLESEPKVVLAAQPSRGLDVGATFDVHQRLLAARDRGAGVILISEDLDELMRLSDRIAVIHRGHLSAAEATEALDRGTLGLRMAGHGGEEAA from the coding sequence ATGACGGAACCCGTTGAGGAGGACGGCATCGTTCTCCGGCTGGACGGCATCACCAAGCGGTTCGGTGCCCTGACCGCCAATGGCGACGTTTCCCTCGACCTCAGCCGGGGCGAGATCCTGGCCCTGCTGGGGGAAAACGGCGCCGGCAAGACCACCCTGATGAACATCCTGTTCGGCCACTACGTTGCCGACGAGGGACGCGTCCTTGTCAATGACGGCGGCGGCAGGCTGGTCGAGCTTGAGCCCGGATCCCCGCATGCCGCGCTGGAGACCGGCATCGGCATGGTCCACCAGCATTTCACGCTTGCCGAAAACCTCAGCGCGCTCGACAACATCCTGCTTGGAACCGAGAGCCTGGCAGCGCTCGCCTCCTCCCGTGCACCGGCGAGGAAAAAGCTGGAAGAGCTGATGGCCCGCTCGGGCCTGACCGTGTCGCTGGACACCCGTATTTCCCAACTCTCCGTCGGCGAGAAGCAGCGGGTCGAAATCCTGAAGGCGCTTTACCGCGACGCCCGTGTGCTTGTCCTGGATGAGCCGACCGCCGTGCTGACGCCCCAGGAAAGCGAAACCCTGTTCGCGACCTTGAAGAAACTCGCCGAAGACGGCCTCGGCATCATCTTCATCTCGCACAAGCTGGCCGAGGTGGTCGCCTCCTCCCACCGGGTTGCGGTGCTGCGCGGCGGCCGCAAGGTCGCGGATCTTGCCACCGCGGAGTGCGACCAGCGCAGGCTCGCCGAACTGATGGTCGGCCACGAGATCGTCGAGACCGTGCGCACGCCCGGCGCGCCCGGCGCTTCCCTGTTCGTTCTGAAGCGCGTCAGCGCCGGACACGGCCGTGACGCGCTGCACGGTGTCGATCTCGATCTCAAGTCCGGCGAAATTCTCGGCATTGCCGGTGTATCCGGCAACGGCCAGACCACCCTCGCCCGCGTCATTTCGGGCCTTGAAACACTGACATCCGGCACGGCGACCCTTGAGACCACGCCGCTCAGCCATGCCGGTGCGCGGACAATGATCGACAGCGGCCTTGCCCGCATTCCCGAGGACCGCCATCACGACGGCATCGTCGGCGCGATGAACGTTACCGAGAACCTCGCCATCGAGACCATCCGAAAACCGGAAAACCAGCGTTTCGGCCTGCTCAGGTTTGCCGCCATGCGCGAACGGGCAAGGCAGCTGATCAAGGCCTATGACATCCGCTGCCAGAGCGAGGACAGCCCGGCGCGTCTGCTGTCGGGGGGCAACATCCAGAAGATCGTGCTGGCGCGCACCCTCGAATCCGAACCGAAGGTCGTGCTCGCGGCCCAGCCCTCGCGCGGGCTCGATGTCGGCGCCACCTTCGACGTGCACCAGCGCCTGCTCGCCGCGCGCGATCGCGGCGCCGGCGTTATCCTCATTTCGGAAGACCTGGACGAACTCATGCGCCTGTCCGACCGCATCGCCGTGATCCATCGCGGCCATCTCTCGGCCGCCGAGGCAACCGAAGCCCTCGACCGCGGCACGCTGGGCCTTCGAATGGCCGGGCACGGCGGGGAGGAAGCCGCATGA